One window of Candidatus Nitrosocosmicus arcticus genomic DNA carries:
- a CDS encoding ZIP family metal transporter, translating to MTIEISNVITVIALTAFAGCTSFIGALISHKVQFSESKILTLTAFGAGLLMSAAIFQMVLEAEKDVGLVLTMISFASGAVIFAIADYLAEKKGGGAGILLGIGLDSIPESLAIGASIAAAAPITALAVIIGIQNIPEGIASYKEMMTGKTAFNNNPKKALGSIGIVSIIPIILGLVGLFYLQEMQFIISIILALSAGGIFYMLYYDMIPKAHKERKWVPTFGAILGFMLGFIIIRVSGGQ from the coding sequence TTGACTATAGAAATATCAAATGTAATCACGGTCATTGCACTAACCGCGTTTGCAGGGTGTACATCCTTTATAGGTGCGTTAATATCGCATAAGGTACAGTTTTCAGAATCAAAAATCCTAACATTAACTGCGTTTGGTGCTGGACTACTCATGTCTGCAGCGATTTTTCAAATGGTTTTGGAAGCAGAAAAAGATGTAGGATTGGTTTTAACCATGATTTCATTTGCTTCGGGAGCAGTAATATTCGCTATCGCAGACTATCTTGCTGAAAAGAAGGGTGGAGGTGCAGGGATATTACTAGGAATAGGATTAGATTCGATCCCGGAGTCTCTAGCAATTGGTGCATCGATAGCCGCTGCAGCACCGATAACTGCTTTAGCTGTCATCATAGGGATACAAAATATTCCTGAAGGAATTGCATCATATAAAGAAATGATGACAGGAAAGACCGCTTTTAATAATAATCCAAAGAAAGCGCTAGGTTCAATCGGTATAGTATCTATAATACCTATAATCTTAGGACTCGTGGGTTTATTCTATTTGCAGGAGATGCAATTTATTATATCCATAATTCTTGCTCTATCTGCAGGTGGTATATTCTACATGCTATATTATGACATGATACCAAAAGCACATAAAGAACGGAAATGGGTTCCCACATTTGGGGCCATATTGGGGTTCATGTTAGGTTTCATAATTATAAGAGTTTCTGGTGGACAGTGA